In the Solibacillus sp. FSL K6-1523 genome, one interval contains:
- a CDS encoding MerR family transcriptional regulator, whose translation MYSIGQFAKKTGLTVRALRFYSDKGLLDPCRISEAGHRYYNDESIVRVQKIMTLKYLDYSLEDIEALFSKGETGLIESLQFQRKQLEKKRKHLDNIIANLDQAIAIGERSESIEPTIFLSFIHNLLKEEEQKEYLRQYFPKALIDKMYDYFEVNLIEMNHQYIQLTHQLKQAYIEPIPDKYLQSIIEQFSMIIPQEIAMEIAEALKDSDLTEMDEWLFPSPFTKEEEDWLIEQAKRLGLYGGYDDE comes from the coding sequence ATGTATTCGATTGGGCAATTTGCGAAAAAAACAGGATTAACAGTGCGGGCTTTACGATTTTATTCGGATAAGGGGCTACTTGACCCATGTCGTATTTCAGAAGCAGGGCATCGTTATTATAATGACGAAAGCATTGTAAGAGTACAAAAAATAATGACGTTAAAATATTTGGATTACTCACTTGAAGATATAGAGGCGTTATTTTCAAAAGGAGAAACAGGGTTAATTGAATCGTTGCAGTTTCAGCGGAAGCAGTTAGAGAAAAAAAGAAAGCACTTGGATAATATTATTGCGAATTTAGATCAAGCGATTGCAATTGGTGAACGTAGTGAATCTATTGAACCAACAATTTTTTTATCGTTCATTCATAATTTGCTGAAGGAAGAAGAGCAGAAGGAATATTTGCGCCAATATTTTCCGAAAGCACTTATTGACAAAATGTACGATTATTTTGAAGTGAATTTAATTGAGATGAATCATCAATATATTCAGCTAACACATCAACTAAAGCAAGCTTATATAGAGCCCATTCCAGATAAGTATTTGCAGTCAATAATTGAACAGTTTTCGATGATTATTCCTCAGGAAATAGCTATGGAAATTGCAGAAGCACTAAAGGATAGTGATCTTACAGAGATGGATGAGTGGCTATTTCCATCGCCATTTACTAAAGAAGAGGAAGATTGGCTTATAGAGCAAGCAAAACGTTTAGGGTTATATGGAGGTTATGATGATGAATAG
- a CDS encoding class I SAM-dependent rRNA methyltransferase, whose protein sequence is MEQIRELYVKPKFIKQMTNGYPLILKEAIDMPEVAIAEGTIVQLLDAQGGYIATGYYGEQNKGIGWVLSRKQKEAIDVRFFTKKIREAAEKRADFFASEDTTAFRVFNGEGDGIGGLTIDFFNGFYMVSWYSEGIYAFRDVVYEALNKALNTRGIYEKLRFNTNGQYVEQDDYVSGEKGEFPLIISENGMNFAVDLNDGAMTGIFLDQRNVRKALRNQFAMDKTVLNTFSYTGAFSVAAALGGAAGTTSVDLAKRSLPKTIEQFSVNGIDYESQDIKVMNVFDYFSYAKRHDLKFDVVVLDPPSFARTKKMTFSTAKDYPKLLTDALAITNDDGIIIASTNNASFDMKKFKTFIDKAFKDANTQYKIIEQHQLPEDFAVPHNFPEFNYLKVVIIQVIN, encoded by the coding sequence ATGGAACAGATACGTGAATTATATGTAAAACCAAAGTTTATTAAGCAAATGACAAATGGTTATCCGCTTATTTTAAAAGAAGCAATCGATATGCCAGAGGTGGCGATTGCAGAAGGTACGATTGTGCAATTACTTGATGCGCAAGGCGGTTATATTGCGACAGGCTATTATGGTGAGCAAAATAAAGGAATTGGCTGGGTACTATCACGTAAACAAAAAGAAGCGATTGATGTACGTTTCTTTACGAAGAAGATTCGCGAAGCCGCTGAAAAACGTGCAGATTTTTTTGCATCAGAAGATACGACCGCTTTCCGTGTATTTAACGGAGAAGGTGATGGAATTGGTGGCTTAACAATCGATTTCTTCAATGGTTTCTATATGGTGAGTTGGTATAGTGAAGGAATTTATGCATTCCGTGATGTTGTGTATGAAGCATTAAATAAAGCTCTTAACACGCGCGGCATTTATGAAAAATTGCGCTTCAATACGAACGGTCAATATGTGGAACAGGACGATTATGTATCAGGTGAAAAAGGGGAATTCCCATTAATCATTTCAGAAAACGGCATGAATTTTGCGGTTGATTTAAACGATGGGGCGATGACAGGTATATTCCTTGATCAACGTAATGTTCGTAAAGCATTACGCAATCAATTTGCTATGGATAAAACGGTATTGAATACATTCTCATACACAGGGGCATTTTCAGTAGCAGCAGCACTTGGTGGCGCAGCAGGTACAACAAGTGTTGATTTAGCAAAACGTAGCTTGCCAAAAACAATTGAACAGTTTTCAGTGAATGGAATCGACTATGAGTCACAAGATATTAAAGTGATGAACGTATTCGATTACTTTAGTTATGCAAAGCGTCATGATTTGAAGTTTGATGTTGTAGTACTTGATCCACCAAGTTTTGCACGTACAAAGAAAATGACATTTAGTACCGCAAAAGATTATCCAAAGCTATTAACAGACGCGCTTGCCATTACAAATGATGATGGAATTATTATTGCTTCCACGAATAATGCAAGCTTTGATATGAAAAAGTTTAAAACATTTATAGATAAAGCGTTTAAAGATGCAAATACTCAATATAAAATCATAGAACAACATCAGCTGCCAGAGGATTTTGCCGTACCACATAACTTCCCGGAATTTAACTATTTAAAAGTTGTGATCATTCAAGTCATAAACTAA
- a CDS encoding ABC transporter ATP-binding protein, whose protein sequence is MNSSIKGIWQLVQNSKLSKRLMIGTLLLSIFETLIGLGVPLITMRMINDFSTIGFSLQAILLVGLFLIFQAVLGGVTFYMMRKLGERIVANLRSTVWGHVLRLKVPYFDEHESGETMSRITQDTNVIKALITDHFISFVSGLFAIVGAVAILIWIDWKMTLLMLVAVPLAIVVSLPLGQRMNKIAKANQDELAKFSGHLGRVLTNIRLVKTAQTESFEQQNGEQKIQKLYLFGLKEARIMAVLSPIMTLIMMVVLILLFGYGGAKVSTGAISAGELVAIMIYLVQIIIPFTQMATFFTALQKAMGATERVQEILQQPIETGGNAVMTQSNESIVFDRVAFGYNDKPLLEEVSFKIPMGKTTAFVSASGGGKTTMFSLMERFYDTTSGEIRFGQQRIDQMELAEWRGLFGYVTQESPLMNGTIRDNVIYGSGQVSEDEIEAALKNANAWDFVNQLENGLATEVGEGGIKLSGGQRQRIAIARALLRNPAILLLDEATSNLDNDAEREVQKALEQVMKGRTTVIIAHRLSTITHADQILVFEDGRVTGAGTHNELLQNHAYYQQLIQLMTH, encoded by the coding sequence ATGAATAGTTCTATCAAGGGTATTTGGCAGCTTGTGCAAAATAGTAAGCTTTCGAAAAGGCTTATGATTGGAACGCTGTTATTAAGTATTTTCGAAACATTGATTGGGCTCGGTGTACCGCTCATTACAATGCGCATGATTAATGACTTTTCAACAATTGGTTTTTCATTGCAAGCGATTTTGCTCGTTGGATTATTTCTTATTTTCCAAGCGGTACTTGGTGGTGTGACATTTTATATGATGCGCAAATTAGGTGAGCGTATTGTTGCAAATTTACGTAGCACAGTGTGGGGGCATGTGTTGCGTTTAAAAGTACCTTATTTTGATGAGCATGAATCAGGCGAAACGATGAGCCGTATTACGCAAGATACGAATGTCATTAAGGCGCTTATTACGGATCATTTTATTAGTTTTGTTTCAGGCTTATTTGCGATTGTCGGTGCAGTTGCCATTTTAATTTGGATTGATTGGAAAATGACATTACTTATGTTAGTAGCGGTACCGTTAGCAATCGTTGTATCATTACCACTCGGTCAGCGCATGAATAAAATTGCGAAGGCGAATCAAGATGAACTGGCGAAGTTTAGTGGGCATTTAGGGCGTGTGTTAACGAATATTCGCCTTGTAAAAACAGCACAAACAGAAAGCTTCGAGCAACAAAATGGGGAACAAAAAATCCAGAAGCTTTATTTATTTGGGCTAAAAGAAGCGCGTATAATGGCCGTCTTATCACCAATCATGACGCTGATCATGATGGTTGTATTAATTTTGCTATTTGGTTATGGTGGTGCCAAAGTTTCGACAGGCGCAATTTCAGCTGGGGAACTAGTGGCAATCATGATTTACCTCGTGCAAATTATTATTCCGTTTACACAAATGGCGACATTTTTTACCGCTTTACAAAAGGCGATGGGTGCAACTGAGCGCGTGCAGGAAATTTTACAGCAACCGATTGAGACTGGTGGTAATGCTGTCATGACACAAAGTAATGAATCAATCGTATTTGACCGTGTTGCTTTTGGATACAACGATAAACCGCTTCTTGAGGAAGTATCATTTAAAATCCCAATGGGTAAAACAACTGCCTTTGTTAGTGCAAGTGGCGGAGGAAAAACGACGATGTTTTCATTAATGGAGCGTTTTTACGATACGACAAGTGGGGAGATTCGGTTTGGTCAGCAACGAATTGATCAAATGGAATTGGCCGAGTGGCGTGGTTTGTTTGGCTATGTAACGCAGGAATCCCCTTTGATGAATGGGACGATTCGTGACAATGTTATATATGGTAGTGGGCAAGTTTCAGAAGATGAGATTGAGGCGGCTTTAAAAAACGCAAATGCATGGGATTTTGTGAACCAGCTAGAAAATGGATTAGCAACAGAAGTTGGTGAAGGCGGTATTAAATTATCCGGTGGGCAACGTCAGCGAATTGCGATTGCTCGGGCATTATTAAGGAATCCTGCTATTCTATTACTAGATGAAGCAACATCTAATTTAGATAATGATGCAGAACGTGAAGTACAAAAGGCGCTCGAACAAGTGATGAAAGGGCGTACAACTGTCATTATCGCACATCGTTTATCTACAATTACACATGCCGATCAAATATTAGTATTTGAAGATGGTCGAGTGACAGGTGCAGGTACACATAATGAATTGCTTCAAAATCATGCTTATTATCAGCAACTGATACAACTGATGACTCATTAA
- a CDS encoding GyrI-like domain-containing protein, producing the protein MTNYTLEKKDGFTVLGIGVELKSDYTDFVGINKEKNDFWSAIAQDGRLDALKAIATNDYIFSVNEAVNNKMMHYAGVMAESSIQEVSRIIEFPTGEYLVVKGEAKTSAELGNTLTGLAFGQALPEAKDFAYVGGPNTVVEMGQRDGLVFGEMWIPVIRK; encoded by the coding sequence ATGACAAATTATACGTTAGAAAAGAAAGATGGCTTTACAGTTTTAGGTATTGGGGTTGAACTAAAGAGTGATTACACAGACTTTGTGGGCATAAACAAAGAAAAGAATGATTTTTGGTCAGCTATCGCACAAGATGGACGACTTGATGCTTTAAAAGCAATCGCGACAAATGACTATATTTTTTCCGTGAACGAAGCTGTTAATAATAAAATGATGCATTATGCTGGGGTTATGGCTGAATCATCTATACAAGAAGTGTCAAGAATTATTGAATTTCCTACGGGTGAATATCTCGTTGTTAAAGGGGAAGCAAAAACTTCTGCTGAACTTGGTAATACGCTTACTGGTCTTGCTTTTGGTCAAGCTTTACCAGAAGCAAAGGATTTCGCCTATGTTGGTGGGCCAAATACAGTCGTTGAAATGGGGCAGCGAGACGGCTTAGTATTTGGTGAAATGTGGATTCCGGTTATTAGAAAATAA
- a CDS encoding GNAT family N-acetyltransferase, translated as MEQTFPLLETERLVLKEITVEDAPSILNYLSDKEVMKYYGLVPFQTVNDALDEISWYQSIFRNKTGIRWGITVKDEQVVIGSCGFLNVDAQHARADIGFELHQAYWGQGIASETLKPIITYGFNQLQLQRIQALIEPGNTASQKLVERHGFVREGLLRSYEYTCGKYDDLYMYSLLKRDLEAINNK; from the coding sequence ATGGAACAAACATTTCCATTGCTTGAAACAGAGCGGTTAGTTTTAAAAGAAATTACTGTAGAAGATGCACCGAGTATTTTAAATTATTTATCGGATAAAGAAGTAATGAAATACTATGGATTAGTGCCTTTTCAGACTGTAAATGATGCGTTAGATGAAATTTCATGGTATCAATCAATATTTCGTAATAAAACAGGTATTCGTTGGGGGATAACCGTAAAGGATGAGCAAGTGGTAATTGGAAGCTGTGGCTTTTTAAATGTGGATGCACAACACGCGAGAGCCGATATTGGATTTGAACTGCATCAAGCGTATTGGGGACAGGGTATCGCAAGTGAAACCCTTAAACCAATCATTACATATGGTTTTAATCAATTACAGCTGCAAAGAATACAAGCATTAATTGAACCAGGCAATACAGCATCTCAAAAGTTAGTGGAAAGACACGGATTTGTAAGGGAAGGCTTGTTAAGAAGTTACGAGTATACTTGCGGCAAATATGATGATCTGTATATGTATTCATTATTAAAGCGGGATTTAGAAGCGATAAATAATAAGTGA
- a CDS encoding MarR family winged helix-turn-helix transcriptional regulator, with translation MTNLNDYFTTIYYYLHPEQQQNISHQSVRILQFIQKEGIVTVRLVAEAFRISHNTASEHIKKLENNGWIIKKRDEHDQRIVNLYLTAIGLDVVKVNTELDPEKLENVFRKLTVEQKQKIEESFQLLSEVAKNVHGH, from the coding sequence ATGACGAACTTAAATGATTATTTCACAACAATTTACTATTATTTACACCCTGAACAACAACAAAATATTTCTCATCAAAGTGTTCGGATTTTGCAATTCATTCAAAAAGAAGGAATCGTTACAGTCCGACTTGTTGCAGAAGCGTTTCGAATTTCTCATAACACTGCTTCCGAACATATTAAAAAGCTTGAAAATAACGGCTGGATCATTAAAAAAAGGGACGAACATGATCAACGAATTGTAAACCTTTACTTAACGGCTATTGGCCTTGATGTGGTGAAGGTAAATACGGAGTTAGATCCAGAGAAGTTAGAAAATGTATTCCGTAAGTTAACAGTGGAGCAAAAGCAAAAGATAGAAGAAAGCTTTCAATTATTAAGTGAGGTTGCGAAAAATGTACACGGTCATTAA
- a CDS encoding LURP-one-related/scramblase family protein, giving the protein MKQLYIKQKVFSLGGKFTVKDQQESDRYYVEGSFMQIPKTFSIFNATRDEIALITKKVFSFLPKFFVEVNGREVLTIQKEFSFFKARYKIEAAGIEINGNWWDMNFQVLQHGEVIGKVSKEWFTWGDSYKVDILNEEMETIIIAIVVAIDCVKADQAASSSAASM; this is encoded by the coding sequence ATGAAGCAACTTTATATTAAACAAAAGGTGTTCAGTCTTGGTGGTAAGTTTACGGTAAAGGATCAGCAAGAAAGTGATCGATATTACGTGGAAGGTAGCTTTATGCAAATTCCAAAAACGTTTTCAATTTTCAATGCAACTCGGGATGAAATCGCACTTATTACGAAAAAGGTGTTTAGCTTTTTACCGAAGTTTTTTGTTGAGGTAAATGGTCGAGAAGTACTGACAATCCAGAAGGAGTTTTCATTTTTTAAGGCACGCTATAAGATTGAAGCAGCAGGCATCGAGATTAATGGGAATTGGTGGGACATGAATTTTCAAGTGCTGCAGCATGGAGAAGTTATTGGAAAAGTGAGCAAGGAATGGTTCACATGGGGCGATAGTTATAAGGTGGATATTTTAAATGAAGAGATGGAGACTATAATTATTGCGATTGTTGTTGCCATTGATTGTGTGAAAGCGGATCAAGCGGCCTCCTCATCAGCAGCCTCGATGTAA
- the pdxS gene encoding pyridoxal 5'-phosphate synthase lyase subunit PdxS: MKISLGSDVVQRGMSLIKNGGVIMDVMNAEQAKIAEAAGAVAVMALERVPSDIRAAGGVARMADPRIMEEVMNAVSIPVMAKARIGHIVEARMLEAMGVDFIDESEVLTPADEEFHLLKSKYTVPFVCGCRDLGEAARRIGEGAAMLRTKGEPGTGNIVEAVRHMRKVNAQVRAVVAMNDDELMTEAKNLGAPFEVLLAIKQAGRLPVSNFAAGGVSTPADAALMMELGADGVFVGSGIFKAENPERFATAIVQATTNYQDYELINNVSRGIGSPMKGIDIRGLAQHERMQDRGW, translated from the coding sequence ATGAAAATTTCATTAGGGTCAGATGTAGTACAAAGAGGGATGTCACTTATAAAAAATGGCGGTGTCATTATGGATGTAATGAATGCCGAGCAAGCAAAAATTGCGGAAGCAGCAGGGGCAGTTGCTGTTATGGCATTGGAACGCGTGCCATCTGATATTCGTGCAGCTGGAGGGGTAGCTCGCATGGCTGATCCGCGTATTATGGAAGAAGTAATGAATGCAGTTTCTATTCCGGTTATGGCAAAAGCGCGTATCGGTCATATTGTGGAAGCGCGTATGTTAGAGGCGATGGGTGTTGATTTCATAGATGAAAGTGAAGTGTTAACACCTGCTGATGAGGAGTTCCACTTATTAAAAAGTAAATATACAGTTCCATTTGTTTGTGGCTGTCGCGATTTAGGAGAGGCAGCGCGCCGAATTGGTGAAGGTGCGGCAATGCTAAGAACAAAAGGCGAGCCGGGTACAGGAAATATCGTCGAAGCAGTACGCCATATGCGAAAAGTAAATGCGCAAGTACGTGCCGTTGTCGCAATGAATGATGATGAATTGATGACAGAGGCAAAAAATTTAGGTGCACCGTTTGAAGTATTACTTGCGATTAAACAAGCAGGCCGTCTACCCGTTTCGAACTTTGCAGCTGGTGGTGTATCAACACCTGCGGATGCAGCATTAATGATGGAATTAGGAGCGGACGGTGTATTCGTAGGTTCGGGTATTTTTAAAGCAGAAAACCCAGAAAGGTTTGCAACGGCAATCGTTCAAGCGACGACAAATTATCAAGATTACGAGTTAATTAATAATGTTTCACGTGGAATCGGATCACCGATGAAAGGAATTGATATTCGCGGTTTAGCACAACATGAGCGAATGCAAGACCGTGGTTGGTAA
- a CDS encoding 5'-methylthioadenosine/S-adenosylhomocysteine nucleosidase encodes MNKSFKLFANIAVLLLLLVGCSANEEKSTDLDKQQTKEQPIAVQGAMAVEVSEFLKAMGDYKEEKHGNYSFYIGEIEGIPVVVSQTEVGMVNAAASTTLLIEKYNPKVIINQGTAGGHDPDIHVFDTVIATEVINIGSFRSERMEDGQGMKPENWIHMATELKDANGETQNYSSLPSDPKLVEAAKNAADKYKHGNVVEGVIGSGDWWNREIDRIQWFHENFGTSGEEMEAFAVAQVAHLLDVPFLSLRTISNSEVTDDNIEDLEKAGHYGAEFTIDVVKEIAK; translated from the coding sequence ATGAACAAGAGTTTTAAGTTATTCGCGAATATTGCTGTCTTACTTTTATTATTGGTTGGATGTTCAGCCAATGAAGAAAAGTCTACTGATTTAGACAAGCAACAGACAAAAGAACAACCAATTGCTGTTCAAGGAGCAATGGCTGTTGAAGTTTCAGAATTTTTAAAAGCAATGGGCGATTATAAAGAGGAGAAACACGGTAATTATTCCTTTTATATAGGCGAAATTGAAGGTATTCCAGTTGTAGTATCCCAAACAGAAGTGGGAATGGTTAATGCAGCTGCATCAACAACATTATTAATTGAAAAATATAATCCTAAAGTAATAATCAATCAAGGAACAGCTGGAGGACATGATCCAGATATTCACGTATTCGATACAGTAATTGCTACAGAAGTTATCAATATCGGAAGCTTCCGTTCTGAACGTATGGAAGATGGGCAAGGGATGAAACCAGAAAACTGGATTCATATGGCAACAGAACTTAAAGATGCAAATGGAGAAACACAAAACTATTCTTCATTACCAAGTGACCCAAAACTTGTTGAAGCCGCTAAAAATGCAGCTGACAAATATAAACATGGGAACGTTGTAGAAGGAGTTATCGGAAGTGGTGACTGGTGGAATCGAGAAATCGACCGTATCCAATGGTTCCACGAGAACTTTGGAACGAGCGGTGAAGAGATGGAGGCATTTGCTGTAGCTCAAGTTGCTCATTTACTAGATGTTCCATTCCTTTCATTACGAACAATTTCTAACTCTGAAGTAACAGATGACAATATTGAAGACTTAGAAAAAGCCGGTCATTACGGGGCAGAATTTACAATCGATGTTGTAAAGGAAATTGCAAAGTAA
- a CDS encoding DUF3147 family protein yields MYTVIKILSSAIIIGVVTEVARRFPLYGGIIAALPLISLLSIIWLTVQGQNNEQILQFTWGVLIGLPATIVLLGAVYIALKNHLHLGLAISIGLICWGMFLGIQRWLFS; encoded by the coding sequence ATGTACACGGTCATTAAAATACTAAGCTCCGCCATTATTATCGGGGTCGTCACAGAAGTAGCAAGACGCTTTCCGTTATATGGCGGTATCATTGCTGCATTACCCCTCATTAGTTTACTCAGTATTATTTGGCTCACTGTACAAGGACAAAATAATGAACAAATTCTACAATTTACTTGGGGCGTACTCATCGGTTTACCCGCAACGATTGTTCTATTAGGTGCTGTCTATATCGCGTTGAAAAATCACCTTCATCTTGGATTAGCGATTTCAATTGGGCTTATTTGTTGGGGGATGTTTTTAGGCATTCAAAGATGGCTTTTCTCTTAA
- a CDS encoding BRCT domain-containing protein: MHKVNNSLQAVHLEDHYGSFRHPFYNKQLVFTGALSTMTRSEAAKRVRNCGGFLQGAVTTETDFVILGNKRRGISTKQQKAEQLIDLGTDLQLLVEDDFLWLLSMETGM; this comes from the coding sequence ATGCATAAAGTTAATAACAGCCTACAAGCCGTCCATTTGGAAGATCATTATGGCAGTTTTAGACATCCATTTTATAATAAACAATTAGTTTTTACAGGTGCCCTCTCTACAATGACCCGTTCGGAAGCTGCGAAAAGAGTTCGCAACTGTGGGGGATTTTTACAAGGTGCTGTCACTACGGAAACTGACTTTGTAATACTTGGAAACAAACGTCGTGGTATAAGCACAAAACAACAAAAAGCAGAGCAACTAATTGATCTAGGAACTGACCTTCAATTGCTTGTTGAAGATGATTTTCTATGGTTGCTTTCAATGGAAACGGGGATGTGA
- a CDS encoding ADP-ribosylglycohydrolase family protein: MNKRKRALWGFIIGDAYGVPMEFMERDSFEIHDMIGYGCWDVPAGTWSDDSAMTLITIQHLIEDTSIADLKRAFCNWVYRGHWSYNDEPAFDVGMTIAEVINRWETKGPFEAAKDDEQCNGNGALMRILPVAFYSYGRAIEDRYVKDYATLTHGHIRSTLCCFHYTYMVHALMDELSLEASLARANEQLLIKLNDYPEEKVHFERILNIVALSREDIQSNGYVIHTLEAVYWSLLNSESYYDAIFKAVHLGNDTDTIAAITGGLAGIYYEELNIPNDWMALIPKQEEIDHLINRFVKVIF; this comes from the coding sequence ATGAATAAACGTAAACGAGCATTATGGGGATTTATTATCGGTGATGCGTATGGTGTACCGATGGAATTTATGGAGCGAGATTCTTTTGAAATTCATGACATGATTGGCTATGGATGCTGGGATGTACCGGCTGGAACATGGTCGGATGATAGTGCGATGACGCTTATTACGATACAGCATTTAATTGAAGATACATCTATTGCTGATTTAAAGCGTGCCTTTTGCAATTGGGTTTATCGTGGGCATTGGTCATACAATGATGAGCCTGCATTTGATGTGGGTATGACGATTGCAGAAGTCATTAATCGATGGGAAACAAAGGGACCTTTTGAAGCAGCAAAAGACGATGAACAATGCAATGGTAATGGTGCCCTTATGCGAATTCTTCCAGTTGCCTTTTATAGCTATGGACGAGCAATTGAAGATCGTTATGTGAAAGATTATGCAACGCTAACACATGGACATATTCGTTCGACGCTTTGTTGTTTCCATTATACATATATGGTGCATGCATTAATGGATGAGTTATCATTGGAGGCGAGTTTAGCGCGTGCGAATGAACAGCTACTTATTAAATTGAATGACTATCCAGAGGAAAAGGTCCACTTTGAGCGCATTTTGAATATAGTTGCGTTATCACGAGAGGATATTCAAAGTAACGGCTATGTCATTCATACACTTGAAGCAGTTTATTGGAGCTTGCTCAATAGTGAAAGTTATTATGATGCTATTTTTAAAGCGGTACATTTAGGCAATGATACGGATACGATTGCCGCCATTACTGGTGGTCTAGCTGGTATTTACTATGAGGAATTAAATATTCCAAACGACTGGATGGCTCTCATTCCAAAGCAAGAAGAAATTGACCATCTCATTAATCGTTTTGTGAAAGTTATTTTTTAA
- a CDS encoding helix-turn-helix transcriptional regulator, protein MKKVERINTIMRYINNRAHFTISEIMRDFNISRSTAIRDIREIEAMGMPLVAEVGRDGGYFVMNNSVLPTVRFTDNEIKALFIAFMATRNQQLPYLKSRQSLAEKLLGLISENQQDDLVLLNKILLFEGTNPINPDLLELSDLPHPMLEKLIQILLLDSYLLITIEEEGAFKSYPIYLMHLYHEKGVWLIDGFILKDESRRIFPVDNLIDVKPSPTKNRISKKKILEKLSNQEEETNLVLELGPKAIAQFKKYHPLNVSISYTNPYQATAIVKTFINVNHSEELADITNWLLFLGEDINIKEVPEEILKGLQERSCLYCP, encoded by the coding sequence ATGAAAAAAGTTGAACGAATTAATACGATCATGCGGTATATCAACAACCGTGCCCACTTTACAATTTCAGAAATCATGCGAGACTTTAACATTTCCCGTTCAACAGCCATTCGGGATATTCGAGAAATCGAAGCGATGGGGATGCCACTTGTCGCTGAAGTTGGGCGAGACGGGGGTTACTTTGTTATGAATAACTCTGTCCTACCTACTGTTCGTTTTACCGACAATGAAATTAAAGCCCTTTTTATTGCATTTATGGCCACTAGAAATCAACAACTTCCATACTTAAAAAGTCGGCAATCTTTAGCTGAAAAGTTACTAGGTCTTATTTCAGAAAACCAGCAAGATGACCTTGTCCTATTAAATAAAATCTTACTTTTTGAAGGGACGAATCCCATTAATCCTGATCTACTGGAGCTATCCGACTTGCCACATCCGATGTTGGAAAAACTTATTCAAATCCTTCTTTTGGATAGTTATTTATTAATTACGATTGAAGAAGAAGGGGCATTCAAATCTTATCCAATTTATCTTATGCACCTTTATCATGAAAAAGGGGTTTGGTTGATTGATGGCTTTATCCTAAAGGATGAAAGTAGAAGGATTTTCCCTGTCGACAATTTGATAGATGTGAAACCATCCCCTACGAAAAATAGAATAAGTAAGAAAAAAATTTTAGAAAAGCTAAGTAATCAGGAAGAAGAAACTAATCTTGTTCTTGAGCTTGGTCCAAAGGCAATAGCCCAGTTCAAAAAGTATCACCCTTTGAATGTTTCCATTTCCTATACGAATCCTTATCAAGCAACAGCCATTGTAAAAACGTTTATCAATGTTAATCATTCAGAAGAACTGGCTGATATAACAAATTGGCTGCTCTTTTTGGGTGAGGATATTAACATAAAGGAAGTGCCGGAAGAAATTTTAAAAGGCTTGCAAGAGAGATCATGCTTATACTGCCCATAA